The Candidatus Margulisiibacteriota bacterium DNA window CATCGTTGTCTCCCAGAGCTGTTCCGGGTTCATTTCGCCAAGGCCTTTGTACCTTTGTATGGAAGAGCCCTCTTTCCCGAGCGCCTTCATGGTGTCGGAAAGTTCTTTATCGGAATAGATCCATTTCTGGGTCTTGCCCTTTTTTAGAAGATAAAGCGGCGGTTGGGCTATGTACAAATGCCCGTTCTCTACTATCTGTCTGGCGTACCTGAAGAAGAAGGTAAGCAGCAGTGTCCTGATGTGGGCTCCGTCCACGTCCGCATCCGTCATGATAACTATCTTGTGATATTGCAGTCTTTTCAAAAACTCTGCTTCGGAAAGGTCTCCGTCCTTTTCCTCCTCCGGGTTCCCGTTGCCGTTGCCTTTTATCCCGGTTATTACCCCGCTTCCAATAACCGTTATCATCGCCCGGATCTCGTCGTTGTTCAGTATTTTGTCAAGCCTGGCCTTTTCCACATTTAGGATCTTGCCCTTTAACGGGAGAATGGCCTGGAACATCCTGTCCCTTCCCTGTTTTGCCGAGCCTCCGGCTGAATCCCCCTCAACTATGAAGAGTTCGCACTTGGCCGGGTCCCTTTCGGTGCAGTCCGCGAGTTTTCCCGGCAGAGTTGCCGTATCAAGCGCGCTTTTCTTTCTCTCCAGCTCCTGCGCCTTGCGCGCAGCTTCTCTTACCCTCATGGCAATAAGGGATTTTTCTACGATCGCTCTACCCGCGGCCGGGTTCTTTTCCAGATAATTGGTGATGCCTTCGTCCACAATGGAATCGACTATCCCTTTAACCTCTCCGTTGCCCAGCTTGGTCTTGGTCTGGCCCTCAAATTGGGGGTTCGGGATCCTTAAATTTATGACCCCGCTAAGCCCTTCCCTGACATCGTCTCCGGAAAGGGTCTCGCTTTCGTTCTTAAGAAGCCCGTACCTTTTTGCAAAGTTATTAACAGACCTTGTGAACGCGGACTTGAAACCCACCACATGCGTGCCGCCCTCTTTGGTCTTGATGCAGTTAACAAAAGAGAACAGGTTCTCGTCATAATAGTCCTTGCTGTGCTGGATGGCCACCTCAACAAAGATGTTGTCTTTTTCGGCCGTGGCAAATATCGGGGGCTTGTAAAGCGGGTCCTTTCCCTTGTTAAGGTGCTCTACATATTCTATTACCCCGCCGTCATATTTATATGTTTCGCTCCTGCCTTTCCCTCTCTCATCCGAAAATTTTATGGCAAGTCCTTTGTTAAGATAGGCCAGCTCCTGCAGTCTGCGTCCGACCGTCTCAAAATCATAATCTACCTCGTCAAAGATCTCTTTGTCGGCCAGAAAGGTTATTTTTGTCCCCGTGTTCTCTTCGGCATCCTTTGACTTGGTCCTTTTTTCCGGCTTCGGGTTGCCTCTTTCAAATTTCTGCCGGTAAATCTCCCCGTCCCTTGAGACCTCGACCTCCATCCACTCCGACAGCGCGTTAACACAGGACACCCCTACGCCGTGCAGGCCTCCCGAGACCTTGTAACCGCCCGCTCCGAACTTGCCTCCAGCATGAAGCGTCGTAAGCACCACCTCTGCCGCGGGCCTCTTGGTGTCCTTGTGGATATCGATAGGTATACCCCTGCCGTTGTCGTTAACAGAGATAATGTTGTCCTTGTGGATCGCAACCTCTATTTTGTCGCAGTGCCCGGCCAGAGCTTCGTCGACGCTGTTGTCGACCACCTCGTAGATCAAATGATGGAGGCCGGTTTTCCCGGTGGATCCAATGTACATGCTCGGCCTTTTTCTAACTGCTTCTATCCCGCCGAGTATTTTGATGTTGGATGCGTCATAGCCGGATTTTGATTTAGCCATCTTTTTCTCCTTGGGGGCGTTTGCTTCTGCCGCAGACCGTTATCTTGACATCTTTAACTATATTTTTTCTTGCCCTTCTATTGAATTCTTCGACGAACTGCATTCTTTTCATCCTAAGTTCCTGCGCAAAAGACGGGTCTTCGGAGGCAACGAACAAGATCCCCGAAGAAAACTTTACCGGCCAGCTCAAATCGTTCCTGTCGGCAACTTCGTTCCACATTTCCAGCAGCCTGTTTCCCTCTATCATGTCTCTGGCTGCCGGAAGGTTTTCTATCAGCCCCTTCAGTATCTGCCCGGCGTTTTCCATGTGGTCTTATTACGCGGTCGTATCAGCTGTTCTGATTGGCATAATAATGTACAGATAGTCGGCGCCGTTCATCGGCCTGATTATTCCCGGATTAACGGGCCCCGAAAATTCCAGGCTTATCTTGTCCGTATCAATAACCTTAAGCACATCCGTGAGAAGTCTGACATTGAAAGCTATCGGGGCCTTTGCCTCGCCTTTTATCTGCGCCTCCACCACTTCGTCGGCGCTTCCCACATCAGGTGTGTTCGCAAGTATGTGCAGTTTCCCGTCTTTGGTGTTGATCTTAACAATGTTTGAGCTTCCGCTTGCAATTACCGCGGTCCTTTCGGCGGCATCCAAAAAGAGCCCTGTGTCCGCCTCTATCTTAACTTCGCTGCTCTTGGGGATAACTTGTTTATAATCCGGGAATTGCCCTTGTATCAGCCTTGAGATCATATAAACATCTTTAAATTTAAAGGCTATTTGTTCGTTAGAGATGCTGATCTTAAGGTCTCCGCTTTCTTTGCCTTGCAGTATCCGGCTGACCTCGACAAGGGCTTTGGCCGGCACTATCACCGAGTTCTTTTCCGGGTTTCCGCCTATTTTTTCTCCCCTTTTGGCCAATCTGTAACCGTCCGTTGCCACCAGCCTTATGTTGCTGTCATCTTTTTCCTGTGAGCTTTTTCCCGTTTCAAATAAAACACCATTAAGGACATATTTGTCCTCGCTTTGAGATACAGAGAACACCGTCTGTTTGACCATGTCAACAAAGGTTCTTGTTTCTATGGTTATTGTTTTGGCCTCTTTGATCTTGGGAAGCACCGGGAATTCTTCGGAAGGAAGCCCGTTAATGTTCACATTGGACTGTTTATAAGCTATCTTTACCACGCCTTTTTCGCTCGCTTTTATGCTGATGGCCTCGCTGGGGAGCTTGGAAACTATTCCTCCCAGTGTTTTTGCCGGGATAAGGATGGAGCCCTCCTCTTTAACTTTTGCCGGGATGGTTACTTCGAGGCCCATTTCCAGGTTGTTGGCCGACAGACGCAGGCCGTCTTTCATAGCCTCAAATAGCACATTCCCGATTATCGGCAGTGTACTTCTTGTAAGAACTATCCTTTCAACGGCTGTAACCCCTGCAGAGAGATCTTCCTTGACACAGTTGATTTCCATTTTTGTCCCCTTCCTTTCTTATTATATCTCTATATTTAAAAAACTAGTAGTGATAATAGGACTTGTTGATTTGTTGATAATCCCGTTTTTCCTAAAAGCACGGCAAATTAAAATGGCCGGAACAATTGAAACACCTTGGCCCAATCTTGATATCCTGTGCATATCTTTTTTTATCCCCGCAATAAAAACCCGACCGGTCACTTTTCAACATGCCGTCAACAGGCAAAACACACCTAATCAACGCCGGCCTTGATCTTTGATGAGATCGTACTTACCGCCGAAGAGATCTCTTTGTCTTCTTTGATCAATTCTTTGATCTTTTCGCATGCATGGATAACGGTCGTGTGGTCCCTGCCGCCAAAAGCGCCCCCGATCTTATTAAGAGAAGAGCTGGTCAGCTCTTTTGAAAGGTACATGGCTACCTGCCGCGCAGTTGCGATCTCCTTGGTCCTGGTTTTTGCCGACATGTCCTCAAGTTTAAGGGAATAATATAGCGCCGTTGCCCTTTTTATGGCATCAATAGTTATCTGCGGTTTTGATCGCGACGGCGAAAAAATGTTCCTTAAAACTTCTTCGGCTACCGCAGGCGTGAGCTCGCGGCTTTCTATCGCGCTGTGGGCAAGAAGCCTGGTGAGCGCCCCTTCGAGCTCCCTGATGTTGGTGGTTATTTTGGTGGCTACCAGCGAAAGAACCTCGTCCGGGACCGACACCTCCTCTATCTCGGCCTTTTTCTTGAGTATGGCTATGCGGGTCTCAAAGTCCGGAGGCTGTACATCGGCTATAAGCCCCCATTCAAAACGGTTTCTCAGCCTTTCTTCTATGTCCGGGATCTCTTTCGGGGGCCTGTCGTTGCTTATTATGATCTGTTTGGATGATTCGTACAGCGCATTAAAAGTGTGAAAAAATTCCTCGGTGGTCCTTTCTTTCCCCGAAATGAACTGGATATCATCGACCATGATCAGGTCCGCGCTTCTGTATTTGTTCCTGAAGGAGTCCATTTTGTCGAACCTGATGGAATCGATGACCTCGTTAGTGAACTTTTCCGAAGTGACATACACGACCTTGGTCTTTGGGCGGGTCTTTAGTATGTGGTGCCCTATCGCTTGCATAAGATGGGTCTTGCCCAGCCCCACCCCTCCGTAGAGGAAAAGCGGATTGTACGCCTTGCCCGGCGCTTCGGAAACAGCAAGAGAGGCGGCGTGCGCGAATCTGTTGCCATGTCCCACGACAAAATTGTCAAAGGTATACCTTGGGTTAAGGAAAGACGCCTCCGGGCGCGAGGAGCTGGCTGCAGCCAGCTTTTTTTCTCTCTCTCTTTCTTCGGGGATGTCCTCTTTTTCCCTGGGAATTACTATGAACTTAATAGCCTGTATCTTGGAATTGCCGGAACTTTTGATGGCGGACAGGATAGAGGCATCGCATTTTTTTTCGTACAGCCAGTCCTGGGAAAAAACATTGGGAACGGCAAGGACCAGCGTCCCGCTCTCTATAGCGACCGGCCTTGTGGAAGTTGAGATCGTCTCAAATATCGGCTTGCTTAGTGTTTTTTCCAGCGTTCCAAGTATGTCTTTCCAGTACGAGCCGACATCAGGGATTTCTATCATTGTTTAACACCTTATCCACAGAAGCGCCTATATTATATAACGCAAAGGAACTGCCGCAAACACCCCGGACAGCAATGATTTTAGCATATATTGACAACAAAATTTGGACTTATCAACAACATTATCCACAAATCATTTCCAATTGTGGAAAACAAATCATTTCATAAATTATGATAGCACGACGAAGAGCTCAAAGCAACGGCTATAAATTGACAGGAAGAACTTAAAACGGTATAATTTAATCATGACCAAGAGAACATATAAGCCGAGCAAAAGGCACAGAAAGAATGTCCACGGCTTCAGAAAAAGGAACTCGAGCCACTTCGGGAAAAGGGTTCTTAAATCCCGAAGGAGGAAAGGCCGCCACAGGATCGCGGTCAAATAAACCGACCACCCTTAAGACAGAGGCGGATTTTGCCGCAGTGCTGAGAAAAGGCTCCCGTATAACCGGAAAGATCGCTTCTGCGCGGGTCCTGTTCAAAAGGGACGGCTTTCCCAGGCTGGGAGTGGCGCCTAAAAAGACTCTTTGCTGCGCCGTTAAAAGGAACAGGATAAGAAGACTGTTCAAAGAGGCCTTTAGAGAAGAATATCTCAATATTAATAAGCCTGCCGATGCGGTGATCTTTCCAACCGATAAGGCCATAGCCGCGAATTACGGGCAGGCAGTAGAATTCATAAGACAGATATTTCTTAAGACCTATACTTGAAAAGAATAATTATTATATTGATCAGGCTTTATCAAAAGGCGGTCTCTCCCCTATCCCCGCCCGCATGCAGGTTCTATCCCACATGCTCGGACTATTGTATCTGCGCAATAACAAAATATGGCCTAATTAGGGGAATAATTATGGGCACTGGCCGTTTGCTGAGGTGCAATCAATTCTTTAAAGGAGGCTTTGACCCGGTAAAATAGCATGCAAATATTTATTGATATTACGCTAAAAACTCTGGGATTCTTTTATGCCATTGGGTTCCACAATTATGGTGTTGCGATCATACTTTTGACGATAGCCATCAAAGTCGCGCTCTACCCTCTTACGCTTCAATCAACAAAGCAGATGGCTGCGATGCAAAAGCTTCAACCAAAATTTGAAGAGCTCAAGAAGAAGCATAAGGACAGCCCGGATAAATTCCAAAAAGAAACGATGGAGCTCTATAAAAAGCACGGCGTCAATCCCCTAGGAGGCTGCCTGCCACTTCTGCTTCAAATGCCGGTGTTCATAGCTTTATTTATGGCTTTAACAAGCCAAAATTTTAAGGATATGCTTGCTGTTTCCCAGGGGGCTGCCTCTTTCTTGTGGTTGAGCGATATTTCTGTTAAAGACCCAACATTTATTTTCCCGGTCTTGATAGGCCTTACTACATATTGGTCGCAAAAGACAATGCCGCAGAGTGCCGGACAGGACCAGATGAAGCATGTCATGCTAATAATGCCTTTCTTTATAGCCTTTATCAGCATAGAATTTGCGGCAGGGGTGCAGCTATATTGGATCGTTCAGAATATCCTGACCGTTGCCCAGCAGATGTACATAACCTCGAAGCACGGTAAGGTATAAATATAACCGAAAAGGAGACGAAGATGGCAGGGAAAGTACGGATGAAGGGACGCACCACGGAGGAGGCCGTTAAAGCCGCGCTGGAGGTGTTGAAAGCATCAAGGGATGATGTCGAAATCAGGATAATATCCGAAGGAGAAGCCGGCGTTTTAGGCGTATTTGGCGGGAAAGAGGCCGAGGTGGAGGTTTTTCAGCGCCTGACCCCGGAAGAAGAGGCAAAAGGAGTGCTCCAGGATATTTTGGACAAAGCAGGCTTTATCGCAAATGTTTATGTTGAAGACACAAAGAATGCCGAGGATACCATATGTCTTGAGATAAAAGGGGACGAGATCCCAAGAATGATTGGGAAAGAAGGGCAAACCTTGGACGCGCTACAGTATATTACATCAATTATTGCCAACAAGGGCAAGGAACAAAGGAAAAGAGTTTTAGTGGAGGCCGGAGGCTATAGAAAGAAGCAGGAAAGCCGTACCGAAAAGATCGCCAAGGAGTCCATCGAGGAGGCCCTGATATCAGGAAAAGAAGTCATCCTGCCAGCCATGACCGCCAGAGAAAGAAGGATAATCCATCTTGCGGTCAAACAGAACAGCAAACTAACTTCATATAGTACCGGAGAAAAGGGCGAAAGAAGGGTGGTCATAGCCCCAAATAAGTAGAGAAATGCCCATTTCTGATGACGACACTATCGCCTCCATTTCATCGGCTCCTTCAAGTGCCGCGATCGGGATAATAAGGATAAGCGGCCCAAGATCATTGTCATTGCTCAAGAGCCTTTGTTCCGCAAAGAAGGGAAGCTTTATCCCAAATATGATCAAATTTGCACAGGC harbors:
- a CDS encoding YidC/Oxa1 family membrane protein insertase; translation: MQIFIDITLKTLGFFYAIGFHNYGVAIILLTIAIKVALYPLTLQSTKQMAAMQKLQPKFEELKKKHKDSPDKFQKETMELYKKHGVNPLGGCLPLLLQMPVFIALFMALTSQNFKDMLAVSQGAASFLWLSDISVKDPTFIFPVLIGLTTYWSQKTMPQSAGQDQMKHVMLIMPFFIAFISIEFAAGVQLYWIVQNILTVAQQMYITSKHGKV
- the jag gene encoding RNA-binding cell elongation regulator Jag/EloR, which produces MAGKVRMKGRTTEEAVKAALEVLKASRDDVEIRIISEGEAGVLGVFGGKEAEVEVFQRLTPEEEAKGVLQDILDKAGFIANVYVEDTKNAEDTICLEIKGDEIPRMIGKEGQTLDALQYITSIIANKGKEQRKRVLVEAGGYRKKQESRTEKIAKESIEEALISGKEVILPAMTARERRIIHLAVKQNSKLTSYSTGEKGERRVVIAPNK
- the rpmH gene encoding 50S ribosomal protein L34; the protein is MTKRTYKPSKRHRKNVHGFRKRNSSHFGKRVLKSRRRKGRHRIAVK
- the dnaA gene encoding chromosomal replication initiator protein DnaA, translating into MIEIPDVGSYWKDILGTLEKTLSKPIFETISTSTRPVAIESGTLVLAVPNVFSQDWLYEKKCDASILSAIKSSGNSKIQAIKFIVIPREKEDIPEEREREKKLAAASSSRPEASFLNPRYTFDNFVVGHGNRFAHAASLAVSEAPGKAYNPLFLYGGVGLGKTHLMQAIGHHILKTRPKTKVVYVTSEKFTNEVIDSIRFDKMDSFRNKYRSADLIMVDDIQFISGKERTTEEFFHTFNALYESSKQIIISNDRPPKEIPDIEERLRNRFEWGLIADVQPPDFETRIAILKKKAEIEEVSVPDEVLSLVATKITTNIRELEGALTRLLAHSAIESRELTPAVAEEVLRNIFSPSRSKPQITIDAIKRATALYYSLKLEDMSAKTRTKEIATARQVAMYLSKELTSSSLNKIGGAFGGRDHTTVIHACEKIKELIKEDKEISSAVSTISSKIKAGVD
- the dnaN gene encoding DNA polymerase III subunit beta, yielding MEINCVKEDLSAGVTAVERIVLTRSTLPIIGNVLFEAMKDGLRLSANNLEMGLEVTIPAKVKEEGSILIPAKTLGGIVSKLPSEAISIKASEKGVVKIAYKQSNVNINGLPSEEFPVLPKIKEAKTITIETRTFVDMVKQTVFSVSQSEDKYVLNGVLFETGKSSQEKDDSNIRLVATDGYRLAKRGEKIGGNPEKNSVIVPAKALVEVSRILQGKESGDLKISISNEQIAFKFKDVYMISRLIQGQFPDYKQVIPKSSEVKIEADTGLFLDAAERTAVIASGSSNIVKINTKDGKLHILANTPDVGSADEVVEAQIKGEAKAPIAFNVRLLTDVLKVIDTDKISLEFSGPVNPGIIRPMNGADYLYIIMPIRTADTTA
- the yidD gene encoding membrane protein insertion efficiency factor YidD, with amino-acid sequence MKRIIIILIRLYQKAVSPLSPPACRFYPTCSDYCICAITKYGLIRGIIMGTGRLLRCNQFFKGGFDPVK
- a CDS encoding DUF721 domain-containing protein; amino-acid sequence: MENAGQILKGLIENLPAARDMIEGNRLLEMWNEVADRNDLSWPVKFSSGILFVASEDPSFAQELRMKRMQFVEEFNRRARKNIVKDVKITVCGRSKRPQGEKDG
- a CDS encoding DNA topoisomerase subunit B; protein product: MAKSKSGYDASNIKILGGIEAVRKRPSMYIGSTGKTGLHHLIYEVVDNSVDEALAGHCDKIEVAIHKDNIISVNDNGRGIPIDIHKDTKRPAAEVVLTTLHAGGKFGAGGYKVSGGLHGVGVSCVNALSEWMEVEVSRDGEIYRQKFERGNPKPEKRTKSKDAEENTGTKITFLADKEIFDEVDYDFETVGRRLQELAYLNKGLAIKFSDERGKGRSETYKYDGGVIEYVEHLNKGKDPLYKPPIFATAEKDNIFVEVAIQHSKDYYDENLFSFVNCIKTKEGGTHVVGFKSAFTRSVNNFAKRYGLLKNESETLSGDDVREGLSGVINLRIPNPQFEGQTKTKLGNGEVKGIVDSIVDEGITNYLEKNPAAGRAIVEKSLIAMRVREAARKAQELERKKSALDTATLPGKLADCTERDPAKCELFIVEGDSAGGSAKQGRDRMFQAILPLKGKILNVEKARLDKILNNDEIRAMITVIGSGVITGIKGNGNGNPEEEKDGDLSEAEFLKRLQYHKIVIMTDADVDGAHIRTLLLTFFFRYARQIVENGHLYIAQPPLYLLKKGKTQKWIYSDKELSDTMKALGKEGSSIQRYKGLGEMNPEQLWETTM